A single Chlamydia suis DNA region contains:
- a CDS encoding SpoIIE family protein phosphatase, whose protein sequence is MPVPIHENRYTMISFTRTIGFRLWLICVAAIMFPLGINIFQLNLLQYKKTLLSTTSDLRENALFKAHTLQQIIPLNIDILALFSEIFDLDRGVPSEPDLALSKEMEKIFYSTYKEISLVRKDPDGNFIVVASSQLQQLGKNYNQEIFLSPSQPFLATLRHSDGDSPLLSVLQTPIFDISSQEVLGVLYTLSDTDYLLDGLLAAKDPLSMKTAILSKNGIILQATDASLNLVSTHKEVAQDQFCDVFLREDFCPPHLLLRAPLDLSPLPYGEGFVSFRIQDQEMWGYIYTPSDMDFRILTYTEKTIIFASLWRRALLYFAYFCCVLLGSITAFLVAKRLSKPIRRLATAMIETRRNQHHPYEPDSLGFEINRLGEIFNSMVQSLSQQQSLAEKNYAIKQQAQNALRLGEEAQRRLLPNQLPNYPTTEIAKAYIPAITVGGDFFDAFVIGEGDQAKLFLIVADASGKGVNACAYSLFLKNMLHTFLSELSSIQEAVQRTSSLFYQQTAESGMFVTLCIYCYHYTTRQLEYYSCGHNPACLRAPNGDVSFLSHPGMALGFLPGVAPHLTYTLTLEEGSLLVLYTDGVTEAHNKHGEMFGEERLKNLVASLTQHNAEEAVQSIMFSIKSFVKDCQQHDDITLLVLKTPKAHGPL, encoded by the coding sequence ATGCCCGTCCCTATACATGAAAACCGCTATACTATGATCTCTTTTACACGAACGATAGGTTTTCGTTTATGGCTTATCTGTGTGGCCGCGATCATGTTCCCTTTAGGGATTAATATCTTCCAGTTGAATCTCCTGCAATATAAAAAAACTCTGCTTTCTACCACCTCTGATTTGCGAGAAAACGCTTTATTTAAAGCGCATACGCTGCAACAGATCATTCCTTTAAACATTGATATCCTCGCGCTCTTTTCTGAAATTTTTGATCTAGACAGAGGGGTTCCTTCCGAACCCGATCTCGCGCTCAGCAAAGAAATGGAAAAAATTTTTTATTCTACATACAAAGAGATCTCTCTTGTAAGAAAGGATCCTGATGGCAATTTTATTGTTGTTGCTTCTAGCCAACTGCAACAACTTGGGAAAAACTACAACCAAGAAATCTTTCTATCCCCATCACAGCCTTTTTTAGCCACTCTGAGACACTCTGATGGAGATTCTCCGCTTCTTTCCGTATTGCAAACTCCTATTTTCGATATTAGCTCTCAAGAAGTTCTTGGCGTTCTATATACCCTTTCAGATACTGATTATCTATTAGATGGATTGCTAGCAGCAAAAGACCCTCTTTCCATGAAAACGGCAATCCTTTCTAAAAATGGGATTATTCTACAAGCAACAGATGCTAGCCTGAATCTTGTATCCACACATAAGGAGGTTGCGCAGGATCAATTCTGTGATGTCTTTCTTCGAGAGGACTTCTGCCCTCCACACCTCCTATTACGAGCACCACTAGATCTCTCCCCACTTCCTTACGGAGAAGGTTTTGTTTCTTTCCGTATCCAAGATCAAGAAATGTGGGGATACATCTATACACCCTCTGATATGGATTTTCGCATCCTAACCTACACAGAAAAAACGATTATTTTTGCTTCTTTATGGCGTCGAGCCCTGCTGTACTTTGCTTATTTTTGTTGCGTACTTTTAGGAAGTATTACTGCTTTTTTAGTAGCAAAACGCCTATCTAAGCCTATACGAAGGCTCGCTACAGCGATGATTGAAACTCGGCGTAATCAACACCACCCTTACGAACCAGACTCCCTAGGCTTTGAAATTAATCGCTTAGGGGAAATTTTCAACTCTATGGTACAAAGCCTCTCTCAACAACAATCCCTGGCAGAAAAAAATTACGCGATCAAACAGCAGGCACAAAATGCTCTACGATTAGGAGAAGAAGCGCAACGGCGCCTTCTTCCTAACCAACTGCCAAATTATCCAACAACAGAAATTGCAAAAGCCTATATTCCAGCAATTACCGTAGGGGGAGATTTTTTCGATGCCTTTGTTATCGGCGAAGGAGACCAGGCTAAACTGTTTCTAATCGTTGCCGATGCCTCCGGGAAAGGCGTCAATGCCTGTGCCTACTCCCTTTTTCTTAAAAATATGTTACACACTTTCCTGAGTGAGCTTTCGTCTATTCAAGAGGCTGTTCAACGGACCTCTTCTCTCTTCTATCAACAAACCGCAGAATCGGGGATGTTTGTCACCCTATGTATCTATTGTTATCACTATACAACACGACAGCTAGAATACTACTCCTGCGGCCATAATCCTGCTTGTTTACGCGCGCCTAATGGAGATGTCTCTTTCCTCTCCCATCCGGGCATGGCTTTGGGATTTTTACCAGGAGTAGCACCTCATCTTACCTACACTCTCACGCTCGAAGAAGGGTCTCTTCTCGTCCTTTATACCGATGGCGTAACAGAAGCCCATAATAAACATGGAGAAATGTTTGGAGAGGAACGCTTAAAAAATTTGGTCGCCTCTTTAACTCAACACAATGCAGAGGAAGCCGTACAATCAATCATGTTCTCTATTAAATCTTTTGTAAAAGATTGCCAGCAACACGATGATATCACGCTGCTCGTTTTAAAAACCCCTAAGGCCCATGGCCCTCTTTAA